One part of the Bacillota bacterium genome encodes these proteins:
- a CDS encoding 1-deoxy-D-xylulose-5-phosphate reductoisomerase, whose product MKKRIVILGSTGSIGRQALEVVSSFPEAFQVVGLAAKRNIDLLEQQVRLFNVPYAAVMDPDAARVFSERLRDLKVTCLKGPEGFTRLAGLPESDLILVAVTGIAGLRPTLEAIYTRKNIALANKETLVAGGNLVMEAARKMGVQIIPVDSEHSAIFQCWERTGEAARVIITGSGGPFRGFSRQELKKVTPEMALRHPTWQMGPKITVDSATLMNKGLEVIEAKWLFGIAYDQIEVVIHPQSIVHGLVVFKDGSVLAQLSWPDMRLPIQYALFFPERRKSGIAPLDLVKAGQLTFEPPDLDTFPCLKLALEAGKIGGTMPAVLNAANEVAVEAFLGGKISFLAIPELISEAMNSHLPRPAPELEEILAADEWGRKHTERLIEMRN is encoded by the coding sequence ATGAAAAAAAGGATCGTAATCCTCGGCTCTACAGGCTCAATCGGAAGACAGGCCCTTGAAGTAGTAAGCTCTTTTCCCGAGGCTTTTCAAGTGGTCGGACTGGCCGCAAAACGGAACATTGACTTGCTTGAGCAACAGGTTCGCCTTTTTAACGTTCCCTATGCCGCGGTAATGGACCCTGATGCCGCTCGGGTTTTTTCCGAACGACTCCGGGATCTAAAGGTAACCTGCCTGAAAGGACCAGAGGGTTTTACCAGGCTTGCCGGACTTCCGGAATCCGATTTAATCCTGGTAGCAGTAACCGGGATTGCAGGGCTTCGCCCCACCCTCGAAGCAATTTATACCCGGAAAAACATCGCCCTGGCCAATAAGGAAACCCTGGTTGCGGGGGGAAACCTTGTCATGGAGGCGGCCCGCAAAATGGGGGTTCAGATCATTCCAGTGGACAGCGAACACTCCGCGATCTTCCAGTGCTGGGAGAGAACCGGCGAGGCTGCCCGGGTAATCATAACAGGTTCAGGCGGCCCCTTTCGAGGTTTCTCCCGTCAGGAACTCAAAAAGGTTACGCCTGAAATGGCCCTGCGCCACCCGACCTGGCAGATGGGCCCGAAAATCACCGTTGATTCCGCCACACTGATGAACAAGGGGCTTGAAGTAATCGAGGCAAAATGGCTATTTGGGATCGCGTACGACCAGATCGAAGTAGTGATCCACCCTCAAAGCATCGTACACGGCCTTGTTGTTTTTAAAGACGGAAGCGTACTTGCCCAGCTGAGCTGGCCGGACATGCGCCTCCCAATTCAATACGCCCTTTTCTTTCCAGAACGAAGAAAAAGTGGCATTGCTCCCTTAGACCTTGTTAAGGCAGGGCAGCTTACTTTTGAACCTCCAGACCTTGACACCTTTCCGTGTCTTAAGCTGGCTCTTGAAGCCGGTAAAATTGGAGGGACAATGCCCGCTGTTTTAAACGCAGCCAACGAAGTTGCAGTTGAGGCATTTTTGGGAGGAAAGATTTCCTTTCTGGCAATCCCCGAACTTATCTCCGAAGCAATGAATTCTCATCTCCCAAGGCCTGCTCCAGAACTGGAGGAGATTCTGGCCGCAGACGAGTGGGGCCGAAAACACACTGAGCGACTGATTGAAATGAGAAATTAG
- the rseP gene encoding RIP metalloprotease RseP, producing MPVLISVLVLGFLICIHELGHFLVAKLVGIQVEEFSIGFGPKLFSFKTAKSPTRYSLRCFPLGGFVKMAGMDPASDQENGFNKKPLKDRIAVIAAGSVTNFLVAIVLFIFTFSIIGIPTPSNSNVIGEVVPGSPAARIGLKPGDRIIQVNETPTDTWEKIALNIHKRAWQKTRLVIERDNKKYIFFVTPQFDPKFQVGQIGIRQSLVWEKQSFSNAVKLGLSRAFSFAHLILQGLIGTVTGAVPPEEIAGPIGITQMIGEAVRGGAGYLLSFTAILSINLALINLLPIPALDGSRLVFLFLEGIRGRPVDPEKENFIHLIGFALLMVLILLITYNDLARLLTGH from the coding sequence ATGCCCGTTCTTATTTCTGTTCTGGTTTTGGGTTTTCTCATCTGTATCCACGAGTTGGGGCACTTCCTCGTTGCAAAGCTGGTTGGTATCCAGGTAGAGGAATTCAGCATCGGCTTTGGCCCCAAACTTTTCAGTTTCAAAACAGCAAAAAGTCCAACCAGATATTCCCTGCGCTGCTTTCCTTTGGGCGGATTCGTAAAAATGGCAGGAATGGACCCGGCCAGCGACCAAGAAAATGGATTTAACAAAAAACCTTTAAAAGACCGCATCGCCGTTATTGCAGCAGGATCGGTTACCAATTTCCTGGTTGCAATTGTGCTTTTTATTTTCACTTTCAGCATCATCGGGATCCCCACTCCGTCGAATTCAAATGTCATCGGAGAAGTTGTCCCGGGAAGCCCCGCTGCCCGAATTGGGTTGAAACCGGGTGATAGAATAATCCAGGTGAACGAGACTCCAACGGATACCTGGGAGAAGATTGCATTGAATATTCATAAAAGAGCCTGGCAGAAAACGCGCCTCGTGATCGAGCGCGACAATAAAAAATATATCTTTTTCGTTACACCCCAGTTCGATCCCAAGTTCCAGGTAGGCCAGATCGGAATCAGACAAAGCCTGGTTTGGGAGAAGCAAAGTTTTTCGAATGCTGTAAAATTAGGCCTGAGCCGGGCCTTTAGCTTTGCCCATCTGATTTTACAAGGTCTTATAGGAACGGTAACCGGTGCAGTACCTCCCGAGGAAATCGCAGGGCCCATCGGGATCACCCAGATGATTGGGGAGGCAGTGCGCGGGGGAGCCGGTTACCTGCTCAGTTTTACCGCTATCCTGAGCATAAATCTCGCCCTGATCAACCTTCTTCCTATTCCCGCTTTAGACGGGAGCAGATTGGTTTTTCTCTTTTTGGAGGGAATCCGGGGGAGGCCGGTAGATCCAGAAAAAGAAAATTTTATCCACCTGATTGGTTTTGCCCTTCTAATGGTTTTAATCCTCCTCATTACTTATAACGACCTCGCCCGTTTATTAACCGGACACTAG
- the ispG gene encoding flavodoxin-dependent (E)-4-hydroxy-3-methylbut-2-enyl-diphosphate synthase, whose translation MRRITRQIMVGNVPVGGGAPVSVQTMTKTDTRDVASTVAQIRELEQLGCDIIRVAVPDRDAANAIKKIKEQIRIPLVADIHFDYRLALLAIEKGADGLRINPGNIGSQERVRAVVRAAAEKNIPIRIGVNAGSLAPEILAKYGRTATGLVESALSHVALLEKENYYNLKISVKAAEVPITIEAYRILAKRVDYPLHLGVTEAGGPWAGTIKSAVGIGALLAEGIGDTIRVSLTGTPHEEIRVGIQILKSLGLRAEGIELISCPTCGRCQINLIEIARAVEKRLPASKKNLRVAVMGCTVNGPGEAREADVGIAGGKGSGLLFKKGKMIRKVPEEKLADALITEIEQMLEEQEGV comes from the coding sequence ATGCGCAGGATTACCAGACAAATCATGGTTGGTAATGTGCCTGTCGGCGGGGGAGCACCGGTTTCGGTGCAAACCATGACAAAAACGGATACGCGCGATGTCGCCTCAACTGTAGCCCAAATCAGGGAACTGGAGCAACTTGGATGCGACATCATCAGGGTTGCCGTCCCCGACCGGGACGCGGCAAATGCCATAAAAAAAATTAAAGAGCAAATCAGGATTCCTCTTGTCGCAGATATCCATTTTGATTACCGGCTTGCTCTGCTGGCAATCGAAAAGGGAGCAGACGGGCTCCGGATCAACCCCGGAAACATCGGGAGCCAGGAACGCGTCCGGGCTGTTGTCAGGGCTGCGGCTGAAAAAAACATCCCAATCCGGATCGGGGTAAATGCAGGCTCCCTGGCTCCGGAAATCCTGGCAAAATACGGAAGAACAGCCACAGGATTGGTGGAAAGTGCTCTCTCCCATGTTGCCTTGCTGGAGAAAGAGAATTATTACAACCTGAAAATCTCCGTTAAGGCTGCCGAGGTTCCCATAACAATAGAGGCATACAGGATTTTAGCAAAACGGGTCGATTATCCCCTTCATTTGGGGGTCACCGAAGCAGGAGGGCCCTGGGCGGGAACAATCAAATCGGCGGTCGGGATTGGGGCTCTGCTCGCGGAGGGGATCGGAGACACAATCCGCGTTTCTCTGACAGGCACCCCCCATGAAGAAATACGCGTGGGAATCCAAATTTTAAAGAGCCTGGGTCTCAGGGCAGAGGGAATTGAACTTATTTCATGCCCTACTTGCGGGCGTTGTCAAATAAACCTGATTGAAATTGCCCGGGCCGTGGAAAAACGCCTCCCCGCCTCGAAAAAAAACCTGCGTGTCGCAGTAATGGGTTGCACCGTAAACGGGCCAGGGGAAGCCCGGGAGGCTGACGTTGGAATCGCAGGGGGAAAGGGCTCCGGCCTCTTATTTAAAAAAGGCAAAATGATCCGGAAGGTTCCCGAGGAAAAACTGGCTGATGCTCTCATTACAGAAATTGAACAAATGCTGGAGGAACAGGAGGGAGTTTAA
- a CDS encoding proline--tRNA ligase, giving the protein MRVTQNLIPTLREVPAEADTISHQLLIRAGMLRKVAAGIYTLLPLGYRVVEKIKQIVREEMNKAGGIELLLPIIQPAEIWHETGRWEVYGPEMFRLHDRHGRSFCLGPTHEEIITDLIRQEVKSYRQLPLLLYQIQNKYRDERRPRFGLMRGREFIMKDLYSFDRDEQGLEISYQKMYNAYSRIFSRCGLTFRVVEADPGAIGGSDTHEFMVLAEAGEAQLVFCSVCDYAANVEKAPCRPQKVASLGKPQPLELVPTPGARTVQEVAAYLGVEPKAVLKTLFYYADGEAVAVLVRGDRAVNETKLKNFLGATQLEIAPEVEISQRFQIPVGYAGPCGLKEKAPVKIIGDYEVKELVNAVAGANRKDYHYLNVNPGRDYDLDGLGDLRVAEEGDPCPKCDAPLQFKRGIEVGQIFKLGDKYSKALGATILDETGKEIPIIMGCYGIGITRTMAAAVEQRHDENGIIWPVSIAPYEVVVIPISHRDSLQVKLAEEIYQNLLAAGVDVIYDDRPERAGVKFKDADLIGYPVRLVVGTQAVTEGLVEIKWRATGEIIFKEKGEAVDYLAETLNTLRRGE; this is encoded by the coding sequence ATGCGGGTAACACAAAATTTAATTCCGACTCTCAGGGAGGTGCCAGCAGAAGCAGATACGATCAGCCATCAACTTCTGATTCGTGCGGGCATGCTCCGCAAGGTGGCTGCCGGGATTTATACTCTTCTTCCCCTGGGGTATCGGGTCGTAGAAAAAATTAAGCAGATCGTCCGAGAAGAAATGAATAAGGCCGGAGGAATCGAGCTTTTGCTTCCCATTATTCAGCCTGCAGAGATATGGCACGAGACAGGACGCTGGGAAGTATACGGGCCCGAAATGTTTCGCTTGCATGACCGCCACGGGCGCAGTTTTTGTTTGGGGCCAACCCACGAGGAGATCATTACAGATTTAATCCGCCAGGAAGTCAAGTCTTATCGCCAGCTTCCTCTCCTCCTCTATCAAATTCAAAACAAATACAGAGATGAACGTCGCCCTCGCTTCGGGTTAATGCGCGGGCGGGAGTTCATTATGAAGGACCTGTACTCCTTCGACAGAGACGAGCAAGGCCTGGAAATCAGTTACCAGAAGATGTACAATGCTTACAGCCGTATTTTCAGCCGGTGCGGCCTCACCTTCAGGGTTGTTGAGGCCGATCCAGGTGCAATTGGCGGAAGTGATACCCACGAGTTTATGGTGCTTGCGGAAGCCGGAGAGGCGCAACTTGTTTTCTGTTCTGTCTGTGACTACGCCGCAAATGTGGAAAAGGCTCCGTGCCGACCGCAGAAAGTTGCTTCCCTCGGAAAGCCCCAACCCCTGGAACTTGTTCCAACACCCGGGGCGCGTACCGTACAGGAGGTAGCAGCCTATTTAGGTGTGGAACCCAAAGCTGTTCTCAAGACCCTGTTCTACTACGCAGATGGGGAAGCGGTCGCAGTTCTTGTACGGGGAGATCGCGCCGTAAATGAAACCAAATTAAAAAATTTCCTTGGAGCAACTCAGCTTGAAATTGCCCCGGAAGTGGAAATCAGCCAGCGGTTTCAGATCCCGGTGGGGTATGCCGGACCATGCGGTTTAAAGGAGAAGGCGCCGGTAAAAATTATTGGAGACTACGAGGTCAAGGAGTTAGTTAATGCCGTTGCAGGAGCTAACCGGAAAGACTATCATTATCTAAACGTAAACCCCGGCCGCGACTACGATCTCGATGGCCTGGGGGATCTTCGTGTTGCAGAAGAGGGGGATCCCTGTCCAAAATGTGATGCTCCCCTTCAGTTCAAAAGGGGGATTGAAGTCGGCCAAATCTTCAAACTGGGCGATAAATACAGCAAGGCCCTGGGAGCCACCATTCTCGACGAAACGGGAAAAGAGATTCCCATAATCATGGGTTGCTATGGAATCGGCATTACGAGGACCATGGCCGCAGCAGTGGAACAAAGACATGATGAAAACGGAATTATCTGGCCTGTATCAATTGCTCCCTACGAGGTGGTTGTGATCCCGATCAGTCACCGGGATTCCTTACAGGTCAAACTTGCCGAGGAAATTTATCAGAACCTTCTGGCCGCCGGAGTAGACGTAATTTACGATGATCGCCCGGAGCGGGCCGGCGTCAAGTTCAAGGATGCCGATTTAATTGGCTATCCCGTTCGTCTGGTAGTGGGAACCCAGGCAGTTACGGAAGGGCTGGTTGAAATTAAATGGCGCGCGACCGGAGAAATAATTTTCAAGGAAAAAGGAGAGGCCGTTGATTACCTGGCCGAAACTCTAAACACCCTCCGAAGAGGAGAATAA
- a CDS encoding ribosome maturation factor RimP, which yields MKKTEFYETIAKLLEPFLTDSALELIDVEYRKEGKNWFLRIFIDKPGGVQLADCENISNFLSSRLDELDLIPHHYILEVSSPGIERPLRKPEDFLRYRGSRISLKTHNRVQGKKNFQGVLVDYLDNQVILQTDEGDFMIPYEAISQAKLKVF from the coding sequence TTGAAAAAAACTGAATTTTACGAAACAATAGCAAAACTGCTGGAGCCCTTTCTAACCGACAGCGCGCTCGAACTCATCGATGTAGAATATCGCAAGGAAGGAAAAAACTGGTTTCTGCGAATTTTTATAGATAAACCGGGTGGTGTTCAGCTAGCGGATTGCGAAAATATCAGCAACTTTCTAAGTTCGAGGTTGGATGAACTGGATCTCATTCCTCATCATTATATCCTGGAGGTTTCATCACCCGGCATTGAAAGGCCGTTACGGAAACCTGAGGATTTTCTTCGCTACCGCGGTTCCCGGATTTCTTTAAAAACACACAACAGGGTTCAGGGTAAAAAGAACTTTCAAGGTGTTCTTGTTGATTATCTGGATAATCAGGTAATTCTCCAGACAGATGAGGGTGATTTCATGATTCCGTATGAAGCAATCAGTCAGGCAAAACTTAAAGTATTCTAG
- the nusA gene encoding transcription termination/antitermination protein NusA, with amino-acid sequence MNIEFINALKDIEKEKGIKIETLLEAIEVALLSAYRKNFGSAQNARIEIERETGEIKVFARKTVVEEVADPRLEIDFEQAKNINPGVNLNDVIEVEVTPQNFGRIAAQTAKQVVVQRIREAERGLIYEEFLSREGDIVTGVIRRHEAKNVYIDLGRAEALLAPAEQIPTEKYNRGERIKTYVVEVKKTTKGPQILVSRTHPGLLKRLFELEVPEIYEGIVELKAVAREPGARSKIAVHSRDENVDPVGACVGPKGMRVQTIVNELRGEKIDIVKWDSDPKVFVANALSPSKVISVEINESERVAKVIVPDFQLSLAIGKEGQNARLAARLTGWKIDIKSESQVRESNNYIEQAAEQETTREVEQKHEVNFSDA; translated from the coding sequence GTGAACATTGAATTTATCAATGCTCTAAAAGATATCGAAAAGGAAAAGGGAATTAAAATAGAAACCCTTTTAGAAGCAATTGAAGTTGCCCTTCTCTCCGCATACCGAAAAAATTTTGGTTCGGCTCAAAACGCCCGGATTGAAATTGAAAGAGAAACAGGAGAAATCAAGGTGTTTGCCAGAAAAACCGTCGTGGAGGAAGTTGCGGATCCCAGGCTTGAAATTGACTTTGAACAAGCTAAAAATATAAACCCTGGGGTAAACTTGAACGATGTGATCGAAGTCGAAGTAACCCCCCAGAACTTTGGACGGATCGCAGCTCAAACAGCAAAGCAGGTAGTTGTCCAGAGAATCCGGGAGGCGGAACGGGGGCTTATTTATGAAGAGTTTTTAAGCCGCGAAGGAGACATCGTTACGGGTGTGATCCGGCGACATGAAGCGAAAAATGTTTATATAGATTTAGGCCGCGCCGAGGCCCTTCTTGCACCAGCGGAACAAATCCCTACGGAAAAATACAACCGCGGGGAGCGCATTAAAACATATGTTGTCGAAGTTAAAAAAACCACCAAGGGCCCCCAGATTTTAGTTTCGCGGACCCATCCGGGACTGCTCAAGCGCCTTTTTGAATTGGAGGTTCCCGAAATTTATGAGGGCATCGTCGAATTGAAGGCAGTCGCCCGGGAACCAGGCGCCCGCTCAAAAATCGCCGTGCATTCCAGAGACGAAAACGTGGATCCGGTCGGAGCTTGTGTGGGGCCCAAGGGAATGCGCGTCCAGACGATCGTGAACGAACTCCGGGGAGAAAAGATTGATATCGTAAAGTGGGACAGCGATCCGAAAGTTTTTGTTGCCAATGCTTTAAGTCCCTCGAAAGTTATTTCAGTAGAAATAAACGAAAGCGAAAGAGTCGCAAAGGTAATCGTCCCCGATTTTCAACTTTCACTGGCTATCGGAAAAGAAGGGCAGAACGCGCGTTTGGCAGCGCGCCTCACAGGCTGGAAAATTGACATCAAAAGCGAGTCTCAGGTTCGGGAAAGCAATAACTATATTGAGCAGGCAGCTGAACAAGAAACTACCCGGGAAGTCGAGCAAAAACATGAGGTGAATTTCTCCGATGCCTAA
- a CDS encoding YlxR family protein has protein sequence MPKTKKIPQRICVGCQQTREKRELIRIVRTPDLHVVIDPTGKRSGRGAYICRDLKCLDAAIAGKQLQRALRVELPSEVLEELKKMLSGEVK, from the coding sequence ATGCCTAAAACAAAAAAAATTCCCCAACGCATCTGTGTGGGTTGTCAACAAACCAGAGAGAAAAGGGAATTGATCAGAATTGTACGGACACCCGATCTCCACGTAGTGATTGATCCAACCGGAAAGAGATCCGGCCGGGGTGCCTATATTTGCCGGGACCTAAAGTGTCTGGATGCTGCAATTGCAGGTAAACAACTCCAAAGAGCCTTGCGTGTAGAGCTGCCCTCAGAGGTTTTGGAGGAACTTAAAAAAATGCTTTCAGGTGAAGTAAAATGA
- a CDS encoding 50S ribosomal protein L7ae, which yields MKSLFSLLGLARRAGKLTSGITNCLHALAHKEARLIILAEDAGRNREKVIKACLTEQVPYLEFGSRQEFLKYLGQSSCIWAVLCENFAQQILKYGNGILKKKQDLN from the coding sequence ATGAAGTCCCTTTTTTCCTTACTTGGTCTTGCAAGGCGGGCAGGCAAGCTTACTTCCGGAATTACCAATTGCCTCCACGCCCTTGCTCATAAAGAAGCCAGGCTGATAATTCTTGCAGAAGACGCAGGAAGAAACAGAGAGAAGGTGATTAAAGCCTGCCTTACGGAGCAGGTACCTTATCTTGAGTTTGGATCCAGACAAGAATTTCTCAAGTATCTTGGTCAATCCTCTTGCATCTGGGCAGTTCTTTGTGAAAATTTTGCCCAACAGATTCTAAAATACGGAAACGGAATCCTTAAAAAGAAGCAAGATCTCAATTAA